The Hemiscyllium ocellatum isolate sHemOce1 chromosome 19, sHemOce1.pat.X.cur, whole genome shotgun sequence genome has a segment encoding these proteins:
- the LOC132824677 gene encoding interleukin-22-like: MMYFQSLAALVLGYFAVMVSCAPWLKSRHSSMVCHVEEQLLRYMRHKFHALSDEAQKIDTDTDTRLIGKDLFQGLQGHGRCYVLKEVIDFYLGNVLSSEDLHAKYSHLKEIKEFLALLTKQHMSDCNTKNRAQAKHNIDRLKQKLNQLSEKRAAKVIGELFMLLQEIGKYCSVPNMKEPGH, translated from the exons ATGATGTACTTCCAGAGTTTAGCAGCATTGGTACTTGGCTATTTTGCAGTCATGGTCAGTTGTGCACCTTGGTTGAAATCAAGGCACTCTAGCATGGTTTGCCATGTGGAAGAACAGTTGCTACGATATATGAGACACAAATTCCATGCCCTATCTGACGAG GCTCAAAAGATCGACACGGATACTGACACAAGACTTATAGGAAAGGATTTATTTCAGGGACTCCAG GGGCATGGTAGATGTTACGTGCTTAAGGAGGTGATTGATTTCTACCTTGGAAACGTCCTATCATCTGAGGACCTGCATGCCAAATATTCTCATCTAAAGGAGATCAAGGAGTTTCTGGCTCTTCTGACGAAACAGCACATGTCCGATTGC AATACAAAAAACAGAGCTCAAGCAAAACATAACATTGATCGACTGAAACAGAAACTGAACCAG ctcagtgagaagAGGGCAGCCAAGGTCATAGGAGAGCTATTCATGCTTCTTCAGGAGATTGGAAAGTATTGTTCAGTACCAAACATGAAGGAACCTGGTCACTAG